The genomic window TGGAACCATGGCAGAAAAAACTTTACAGCCAGGTGAAACTTTACGTGTAGATACAGGCTGTATTGTTGGTTTTACACAAGATGTAGATTACGATATTGAGTTTGTAGGTGGTATTAAGAATTCTATTTTTGGAGGAGAAGGTTTATTCTTTGCCAAACTAACAGGGCCAGGAAAAGTATACATACAATCGTTACCATTTAGCCGATTAGCAGATAGAGTTATAGCCTCTGCACCAAAAGCAGGAGGTAAGAGCAGAGGCGAAGGAAGTATCCTTGGTGGATTGGGTGATTTGTTAGATGGTGATAATCGGTTTTAAATTGTAATAAGTAAGAAAATTTGACAAAAGGTTGTGTTTTTAACGCAACCTTTTATTATGTTTTAACGAGTCTGATTCTAATAATTTAGATTCCCATTAGGAAACAATAATATATAGACTTTTCTAAGATTAAATATACCCTAAGTAGACAGCTTTTTTTATTAAACCTGCAGCATTATTGACTTGTAATTTTTGAAAAATGTTTTTTTTATGAGTTTCTACTGTGTGTCTACTCAGAAACAATTCTTCTGCTATTTCATCGACAGAATTTTGTTTAGCAATTAAGACAATGATTTCTTTTTCTCTTCTAGTAAGAATACTTTTTTTAAATTCTAAATTCTCTTTTTTGTCATTTTCATGATTTGAGTAAAAATAATCTTTACCATTAATGACTATTGTTTTTATGGCTTTTTTTAGTTCCTCAAAACCTGATTCCTTTAGTAAATACCCATTTATACCCTTAAAAGCTTGGATTTGCTCAAACATACTAATAACAAGTATTTTTAAACTTGAAGCTTCTTCCGTAATGATCTTGATAAACTCAAGTCCGTTTATTTCAGGCATGGAAATATCTGTAATTAACAAATCTATTTCATGATTAGTTTTTAAAAACGGAATAGCATCTTTAGGATTATTGAAAGTAGCCACTATTTCAAACTCATTTTCTTTAGACAAAATAGTTTTAATTCCATCTAAGAACATTTTGTGGTCATCAACAATTACTAACCTTATTTTATGCATATATATTTGTTGTTTAGAGGGATTTCAATAATCACTTGTGTTCCTTTACTTATTTGAGAGTCGATGTTAAATTGTCCTTTAAGAGAAATTATTCTTTCTTCTATGTTTTTTAAACCCATTCCATAATTTTTGTCTTCAACTTTAAAACCACAACCATTATCTTCTGCAATAACAACTAATATATCATTATGTTTATTAAAAGAAATTTCAACTAGCGTAGCTTTAGAATGCATAGCTATATTAGTTAATATCTCTTGCAATATTCTATATAAGTTGTGGCTTGTTTTTGGCTCTAAATTTTCAAGGATATTATCAGGAAATATCGAAATTTCTACTTTTAAATCTTTTCTTTGCTCATGTAGAGTCTTTAATTCTTGTAAAGAATCTTTAAGAGATTTCTTATTTAGCGTCTTATTATTGAGGTTGTGGGATATTAATCTTAATTCTTTAAATGTATTAACTAAATCTTTAGAAACTTTCTTTAAAGAGTCGTTTTTTAACTCGGCATTAATATGAGTTAAGGTTAAGTTGATACTTGCTAATTGGCCTCCTATACCATCATGTAATTCTTTAGCCAATCTGCTTCTTTCTTTTTCTTGCCCATTGTAGTATGCCTTAATTTCAGTCAATTCATTTTCTTTTTCTAACCTTTCTCTTTCTTTATTATTTAGTTCCTTTTCTTTAGATAGAATAGTGTTTTTACTTCTTATTTTTTGTTTGAAAAAAAAGTAAATGCTAGACAAAGTAATACATAAAAAAACGATGCTTATACTCAACCACCTTTGGCGTGTCTCTACAATTTTGTTTTCTTTTTCTAGTAAAGCAATAGCTGTATCTTTTTTCTCAACTTCATATTTTGTTCTAATATTATCAAATTCTTTAGCCTTTTGTAAATTAAAAATACTATCATTAAGTACTATAAACTTGTCCTGATAGTCATAGGCTTCTTTATAATTTCCATTATGCCATAATGCCCCAGATAACATTATGTAAGTGTTGCGTAATTGTATTGGACTCACAAAGTCACCATATTCATCAATTGCTTTACGGTGATAGGCAATAGATAAACTATAGTTTTGTGCAAGATCGTAATAGTAACCTAGTGTATAATATATATTATGCAATAATCGCTTGCTACCAATTTCTTTGGATAATTTTTCTGCCTTATTTATTAATGGTAAAACTTTATCAGGCTCTTCATGATAAATATAAAGAAACGCAAAATCTGAGTAGAGAGAAGCCTCTCTATACTTGTTATTAGCTTTTAATGCAAATTTTAAAGCTCTATCATAATAATAGATTGCACTATCCTTGTATTTAGAATAGTTTATTTCTGCCAGTGCATGGTAACTGTAAGACAATGCATCGTAATAATGATTGTGTTTAGCAATATTTATTGCTTTAAAAAAGTGAGTCTTTGCTGTATCAAGATTTTGGTCGCTAATAAAAATTCCTCCTTTGCATATGAGACCTTCACTTAACCGTAATGAATCATT from Winogradskyella sp. MH6 includes these protein-coding regions:
- a CDS encoding response regulator transcription factor, with product MHKIRLVIVDDHKMFLDGIKTILSKENEFEIVATFNNPKDAIPFLKTNHEIDLLITDISMPEINGLEFIKIITEEASSLKILVISMFEQIQAFKGINGYLLKESGFEELKKAIKTIVINGKDYFYSNHENDKKENLEFKKSILTRREKEIIVLIAKQNSVDEIAEELFLSRHTVETHKKNIFQKLQVNNAAGLIKKAVYLGYI
- a CDS encoding ATP-binding protein, which produces MVILLQKRLKIILYCLLVFSLQHLLYSQNSAHIDSIFNRFDIKIKSNLIEAEKLAIKGVSVAEKGNDKNDLFKAYVNSIKINRVLINDDDTQLFIEKALKIEKFVTDETLKIDLYYEIAQKELRETNTVKAFASIEKSIQLALKLNDSLRLSEGLICKGGIFISDQNLDTAKTHFFKAINIAKHNHYYDALSYSYHALAEINYSKYKDSAIYYYDRALKFALKANNKYREASLYSDFAFLYIYHEEPDKVLPLINKAEKLSKEIGSKRLLHNIYYTLGYYYDLAQNYSLSIAYHRKAIDEYGDFVSPIQLRNTYIMLSGALWHNGNYKEAYDYQDKFIVLNDSIFNLQKAKEFDNIRTKYEVEKKDTAIALLEKENKIVETRQRWLSISIVFLCITLSSIYFFFKQKIRSKNTILSKEKELNNKERERLEKENELTEIKAYYNGQEKERSRLAKELHDGIGGQLASINLTLTHINAELKNDSLKKVSKDLVNTFKELRLISHNLNNKTLNKKSLKDSLQELKTLHEQRKDLKVEISIFPDNILENLEPKTSHNLYRILQEILTNIAMHSKATLVEISFNKHNDILVVIAEDNGCGFKVEDKNYGMGLKNIEERIISLKGQFNIDSQISKGTQVIIEIPLNNKYICIK